The following DNA comes from Amycolatopsis solani.
GGGACAACGCGGCCACGGCCCGCTGCAGCGCCAGTTCGGTGCCGAAGGTCAGCGTCGCCGTCCGGTTGCCGAGCCGCCCCTTGAGCTGGGCCGGCGTCCCGGACACCGTGATGTGCCCGAGGCCGAGGACGACGACGTGGTCGGCCAGCCGGTCGGCCTCCTCGAGGTACTGCGTGGTGAGCACGACGGTCGTGCCGCGCGCCGCGAGCCCTTCGACGACCGACCACAGCCCGGACCGGCTCACCGGGTCCAGCCCGGTCGTCGGCTCGTCGAGGAACAGCACCTGCGGCGCGCCGACGAGACCCGCGGCCAGGTCCAGCCGCCGCCGCATGCCGCCGGAGTAGGTGGCGGCCGGGCGGTCGGCCGCGTCTTCGAGGCCGAAGGACGCGATGAGCTCGGCCGCCCGGGCCTGGGCCTGCCGGGGTTTCGCACCCAGCAGCCGGGCGATCAGCACCAGGTTCCCGCGCCCGGACAGGGCGTCGTCGACCGCGGCGAACTGCCCGGTCACCCCGATCCGCCGCCGGACCGCACGCCCGCGCTGCACGACGTCGTAGCCGCA
Coding sequences within:
- a CDS encoding ATP-binding cassette domain-containing protein gives rise to the protein MNQPVIAVTDLAKQYGEVTALAGISLSVARGAVLAVLGHNGAGKTTLIDILSTRVRPSAGTARVCGYDVVQRGRAVRRRIGVTGQFAAVDDALSGRGNLVLIARLLGAKPRQAQARAAELIASFGLEDAADRPAATYSGGMRRRLDLAAGLVGAPQVLFLDEPTTGLDPVSRSGLWSVVEGLAARGTTVVLTTQYLEEADRLADHVVVLGLGHITVSGTPAQLKGRLGNRTATLTFGTELALQRAVAALSRLGMAAGRTGLVLAVPLTGPGDIPVLVRALDTAGAPLRDLTVTEPTLDDVYLSLHRTAVGW